Proteins encoded in a region of the Halioglobus maricola genome:
- a CDS encoding 3-keto-5-aminohexanoate cleavage protein — MTTPLIIESSLNGATSKATNPNVPYSDEEIVTDALSCMEAGAALIHNHTDESIFGGSGELDYERYARPWRLLLRERPDAILTPTMPVGQEGVTVETRYRHVERMAEEGLLAQGLCDPGTFNLSVLDEDGLFAPSDMLYRNDMNDSRYYVEACRRLNIGLSISIFEPGFLKFVLAYYRAGKLPPGGILKFYFASDDLPFGMPPTAASLDAYLGMLGECDLPWLVSSFGDDCVGCGIAEEAILRGGHVQVGLEPYAGNGQPSNVELVEELVVLAEKLGRPIASPAQAAEILALPTYPVPFAP; from the coding sequence ATGACTACACCCCTGATCATTGAATCATCACTAAACGGTGCCACCAGTAAGGCTACAAACCCAAATGTACCTTACAGCGATGAGGAGATTGTCACCGATGCACTATCCTGCATGGAGGCGGGAGCTGCACTCATTCACAATCACACTGACGAATCAATCTTCGGGGGTAGTGGTGAACTCGATTACGAGCGTTATGCCAGACCTTGGCGATTACTGCTCAGAGAACGTCCCGATGCGATTCTCACGCCGACTATGCCGGTTGGCCAAGAAGGGGTAACAGTAGAGACTCGTTATAGGCATGTAGAGCGCATGGCAGAAGAAGGATTATTGGCACAGGGATTATGTGACCCGGGAACTTTCAATCTGTCTGTATTGGATGAAGACGGCCTGTTCGCACCGAGCGACATGTTGTACCGCAATGACATGAATGACTCTCGCTATTACGTGGAGGCCTGTAGACGACTGAATATCGGGCTCAGTATTTCGATTTTCGAGCCGGGATTTCTTAAATTTGTGCTCGCTTACTATCGGGCAGGGAAGCTTCCGCCGGGCGGCATTCTCAAATTTTATTTTGCGTCGGATGACCTGCCTTTCGGAATGCCTCCTACTGCTGCCAGTTTGGACGCCTACCTGGGTATGCTCGGCGAATGTGATCTACCCTGGCTTGTTTCCAGTTTTGGCGATGACTGCGTTGGCTGTGGCATCGCTGAAGAGGCCATACTTCGCGGTGGTCATGTCCAGGTTGGATTGGAACCATATGCAGGTAACGGCCAGCCATCGAACGTAGAACTGGTCGAAGAGTTAGTGGTATTGGCCGAAAAACTGGGCAGGCCTATCGCTTCACCCGCCCAGGCCGCGGAAATTCTCGCATTGCCTACCTACCCCGTACCTTTCGCGCCCTAG
- a CDS encoding dipeptidase, whose product MTRNPILFGLTFLASFSVGAHEIGHEHEHVEGGWNAKAGFVSESDMTARLYNTRGKSEQEIIERAMWLADQYDLKRTPEQIERAAKARGKYADAIAINSILPASVGIIGNTYESFSRGVKRNLAAGMTLASATVYAFPAAIPEGKTAYDVISASDEVLRDQNMVKVDTTGDIRKAKANNQMAIMYNTQGADYVAADTVHHARMSYEHGIRTMNFTYNNNNMLAGGGTLQDSGLTELGKQWVKDAQAAGIVVDVSHSSNQSAIDAASVATKPIIASHSNSMAVWDISRNMSDEAIRAVASTGGVVCPTGVGIFLNEDADASPERFIEHVVYIAELIGRDRLCFSTDYVHNILDYYTRDIGNTDVYPPELGFGAPASNIAAEHIWDVAAILEDEYGWTEKEVRGFLGENLMRVYEANWSK is encoded by the coding sequence ATGACACGCAACCCCATATTGTTTGGATTGACATTCCTGGCGTCGTTTAGCGTTGGGGCTCATGAAATCGGTCATGAACACGAGCACGTGGAGGGCGGCTGGAACGCCAAGGCCGGGTTCGTTTCCGAATCTGACATGACCGCCAGGCTCTACAACACCCGCGGAAAGTCGGAACAAGAGATCATTGAGCGGGCGATGTGGCTTGCAGATCAGTACGACCTTAAACGTACACCCGAGCAGATTGAACGAGCAGCCAAAGCGCGTGGCAAGTATGCTGATGCCATCGCTATCAACTCGATTCTACCGGCCTCGGTAGGAATCATCGGCAATACTTACGAATCATTCTCTCGCGGGGTGAAACGCAATCTTGCTGCTGGCATGACGCTGGCGTCTGCTACTGTCTACGCCTTTCCCGCCGCCATACCAGAAGGCAAGACTGCTTACGATGTTATCTCTGCATCAGATGAAGTGCTTCGAGACCAAAACATGGTCAAAGTGGATACTACAGGCGACATTCGGAAGGCCAAAGCCAACAACCAAATGGCGATTATGTACAACACCCAAGGTGCTGACTATGTGGCTGCCGACACCGTACACCACGCAAGAATGTCATATGAGCACGGCATTCGGACCATGAACTTTACCTACAACAATAACAATATGCTCGCCGGTGGCGGAACGCTCCAGGATTCAGGCCTGACTGAACTGGGCAAGCAGTGGGTGAAAGATGCCCAAGCTGCCGGTATCGTTGTCGACGTATCCCACTCCTCCAATCAGTCTGCCATTGATGCTGCGTCTGTGGCGACCAAACCCATCATCGCGTCCCACTCAAACTCCATGGCCGTCTGGGATATCTCCAGGAATATGTCTGACGAAGCAATAAGGGCTGTTGCTTCGACCGGAGGTGTGGTTTGCCCAACTGGAGTCGGTATTTTCCTCAACGAGGATGCGGACGCTTCTCCGGAGCGTTTTATTGAACATGTCGTGTATATAGCCGAACTAATTGGAAGGGACCGGCTCTGCTTTTCAACAGATTACGTTCATAACATCCTCGACTACTACACGCGCGATATTGGTAATACTGATGTGTATCCTCCCGAACTGGGCTTTGGAGCCCCAGCTAGCAATATTGCCGCTGAGCACATCTGGGACGTAGCAGCGATTCTTGAAGACGAATATGGCTGGACTGAAAAGGAAGTTCGCGGCTTTCTTGGAGAAAACCTGATGCGGGTCTACGAAGCAAACTGGAGCAAGTAG